A stretch of Vairimorpha necatrix chromosome 2, complete sequence DNA encodes these proteins:
- a CDS encoding putative SP-containing membrane protein, translating into MYSFFYFVQLSTTMIDVITTTNNQTYPLDAIIDKTNEKICDTLMKNFNEIEILYETVVYFAKLIWNAVTKHPSFRIWNNKIFLDYESTQKRKQMMDKFIDMILDIFNSKEKYPSSKELLSSAEIDIINDLNNEPRYSLTVSEMRFLINLKDATIEYYNMLNFCDKNNSDKLFSIKDMIQKIVMESTCFTCETGVDFPDIVVKMCYRTKEIYTKCFGQAGIRYFAGNVTENRKKYLISDCYNESYDFLDFNIEKEDTIKIKKDINYFDIEDDAPSTGYWFDFLFSVLMIIILTIFALIIFKCILKYSKKCYKKYIKYRRRELLSV; encoded by the coding sequence AtgtattcatttttttattttgtccAATTATCTACAACAATGATCGATGTAATTACAACAACTAATAACCAAACATATCCACTGGACGCTATTATAGACAAAACCAACGAGAAAATTTGCGATACATTGATGAAAAACTTTAAtgaaattgaaattttatatgaaaCTGTTGTTTACTTTGCAAAACTTATTTGGAATGCTGTAACAAAACATCCATCTTTTCGTATTTGgaacaataaaatatttttagactATGAAAGTActcaaaaaagaaaacaaatgatggataaatttattgatatgatcttagatatttttaattcaaaagaaaaatatccATCGTCGAAAGAATTGTTATCGAGCGCAGAGatagatattattaatgATCTAAACAATGAACCAAGATATTCTTTAACGGTTTCTGAAATGAGATTTCTTATTAACCTTAAAGATGCCACAAttgaatattataatatgttaaatttttgcgataaaaacaattcagataaattattttcgaTAAAAGATAtgattcaaaaaattgtaatGGAAAGCACGTGTTTTACTTGTGAAACTGGGGTTGATTTTCCGGATATAGTTGTTAAAATGTGTTATCGTACGAAGGAAATCTATACTAAATGTTTCGGTCAAGCGGGAATTAGATATTTCGCAGGCAACGTTACTGAAAATCgcaaaaaatatctaatctCCGATTGTTATAATGAAAGTTATGATTTTTTGGACtttaatatagaaaaagaagatactattaaaatcaaaaaagatattaattattttgacATTGAAGACGATGCACCTAGTACGGGTTATTggtttgattttttatttagtgtATTGATGATTATCATCCTTACAATATTTGCTTTGATCATTTTTAAGTGCATACTAAAATATAGTAAGaaatgttataaaaaatacataaaatatagGAGGAGGGAATTGTTAAGTGTCTAA
- a CDS encoding putative SP-containing protein, translating to MFSANIKIILFYTLLVVFCSDNTESFYNNNSHNIQLYDLCYKRTAKDIVECEFIKRNLNRLNFEELNLLYNVIDNHLIKNKDDHYLLLVELGRSIDIYNELSEIRSNSNKINNCSEGQFFMYDDVFNEIQTNRKKHYFTGFRLKKGTSIHIKALKEMIQNLELTKNKKDFYIFICDFVEELIGILANNTHNNIVINSSIYFLNHYQTLEFSIRKLISTISLSKILYHTKMCILQETTINSLDLCFIIDQMELLTNIIGKFYEKIDKYLLPIQNICNLLKSEIKNKQ from the coding sequence ATGTTTTCTgctaatataaaaattatcctTTTTTACACATTGTTGGTAGTATTTTGTTCAGATAATACTGAatctttttacaataacAATAGTCATAATATTCAACTATATGATTTATGTTATAAAAGAACGGCGAAAGACATTGTTGAGTGTgagtttataaaaagaaatttgaaTAGATTGAATTTCgaagaattaaatttgCTTTATAATGTCATAGATAATCatttgattaaaaataaggaTGATCATTATCTACTTTTGGTTGAACTAGGTAGATCaatagatatttataatgagTTATCTGAAATAAGAAGTaattcaaataaaataaacaactGTTCCGAAggacaattttttatgtatgaTGATGTTTTCAATGAAATTCAAACgaatagaaaaaaacattattttaCGGGAtttagattaaaaaaagggacCAGTATTCACATTAAAGctttaaaagaaatgatACAGAATTTAGAATTGactaaaaacaaaaaagatttttatatatttatctgTGATTTTGTTGAAGAATTAATTGGGATTTTAGCAAACAATACACACAATAATATAGTTATCAACAGCagtatatattttcttaatcATTATCAGACTTTAGAATTTTCCATTCGTAAATTAATTAGTACCATTTCGTTGTCTAAAATACTATACCATACAAAAATGTGTATATTGCAAGAGACTACTATCAATTCTCTTGATCTGTGTTTTATTATAGATCAAATGGAACTGTTAACAAATATCATAGGCAAATTTTACgaaaaaatagataaaTACTTATTACctatacaaaatatatgTAATTTGTTAAAAAGTGAGatcaaaaacaaacaataa
- a CDS encoding heat-repeat protein: protein MDYIKKFNELKTNIYKNTDSIFNHEMSTLTQLLSIKDTSKINIHNKNDIIADYEFKKEVLNLILELIENNLIIKDKSLINKIADLIIKDIPEISVDFCLQLEDLVKKIWKICIKILFYCGQIEDLPQIKKFIENQNIPDLRNISLSLIFKCENFKSYDLENLSNFSSFSVLYEVVKLYKNELPEEIKFKILVNINNLISKEEYFSNEKYFLSPNMKIKSNIKITEKTLNFAYLIFYEINFLPFYNLIKVPKDSTFTNEYMMFLYSLVVDETSTLKIHQILQSEEVYSDLYNGVNSLVFNHDNEKQDINPEDEKYLFFILEVVVKMLYTTDNEIIKMYFLMFCDPLMKYSLVNDLNNNIIYDYLSYYCNDRETYLNIIEFYKSKKNFNRENIFTNSYNPSLIRFLWNINQDLSVELALYSLRSEDPETVKMCFEIFEKTDLDISNNILLNSNHIRRTILKSDELINIIINYQINKKIIIDDILLINVIMSTENYKFFEYAELFKDFGKYMNDKFLERLIGNIEGGLEFIENHITKNTVKFIKNNEKWFNLFLTNNKKFYPQIFKIYEKILMIDKNLEMSFEDGFLLLEVPESSVFRILSHKIVQNASFIDKKSNIIKKNIKNKYITNKEFEMDKEVLKDYVLYLKARQMVGDNIEPLVKFLLSDYSNSNASIVNDIVGYYKLMSGTNLDVKSENVLCTYDCKDTSFVIRNFYKVNDYEKNFLLMKLDDNISSQDEHKILKMIKDIITSYSSNKMLYRQCLTLLLKLNNIDGIVRLIEDYDDKNLLLKINIRNLMTGGLYFNPKLINVGNQDLQVAAVSLLYFKNVWNINSLRNWISMLYKECRDNEDIKYLVDDISKKHDIEIY, encoded by the coding sequence ATggattatataaaaaaattcaatgagttaaaaactaatatttataaaaacactGACTCTATTTTTAACCACGAAATGTCTACACTAACCCAATTACTCTCAATAAAAGACacttcaaaaataaatatccacaataaaaatgatattataGCTGATTACGAATTCAAAAAAGAAGTCTTAAATTTAATCTTAGAACTAATCGAAAATAACCTAattattaaagataaatctttaataaataaaatagcagatttaattataaaagatattcCAGAAATAAGTGTAGACTTCTGTTTACAACTTGAagatttagtaaaaaaaatctggaaaatttgtataaaaatattattttattgtggGCAGATCGAAGATCTGCcccaaattaaaaaatttattgaaaatcaaaatattccAGATTTACGAAATATTTCACTTTctctaatttttaaatgtgaaaattttaaatcttacGATTTGGAAAATTTGAGCAATTTTTCATCTTTCTCCGTTTTATATGAAGTCgtaaaactttataaaaacgAATTACCAGAagaaatcaaatttaaaattctagtaaatataaataatttaatttctaaagaagaatatttttcaaatgaaaaatattttctaagtccaaatatgaaaatcaagagcaatataaaaattacagAAAAAACACTCAATTTTgcttatttaattttttatgagataaattttttacctttttataatttaataaaagtaCCAAAAGATTCTACATTTACAAATGAATACATGATGTTTCTTTATTCTTTAGTTGTAGACGAAACATCAACTTTGAAAATTCatcaaattttacaatCTGAAGAAGTTTATTCTGATTTGTATAACGGAGTAAATAGTCTGGTTTTTAATCATGACAATGAAAAACAAGATATAAATCCTGAAGACGAAAAATacctcttttttattttggaaGTGGTAGTTAAAATGTTGTATACAACTGataatgaaattataaaaatgtattttttaatgttttgtGACCCATTAATGAAATATAGTCTAGTAAATGacttaaataataatattatttatgattatttatcatattaCTGTAATGATAGGGAAACATACctaaatattatagaattttataaaagtaaaaaaaattttaatagaGAAAATATCTTTACAAATTCATATAATCCAAGTTTAATAAGATTCTTATGGAATATTAATCAAGATTTGTCTGTAGAACTAGCTTTATATTCTTTGAGATCTGAAGACCCGGAAACTGTAAAAATGTGCTtcgaaatatttgaaaaaacaGATTTAGACATTTCTAATAACATTTTACTAAATTCTAATCATATTCGTCgtacaatattaaaaagtgacgaattaattaatattataattaattatcaaattaataaaaaaatcataattgatgatatattattaataaacgTCATAATGAGTACAGAAAACTATAAATTCTTTGAATACGCTGAAttatttaaagattttGGGAAATATATGAacgataaatttttagaaagaTTAATTGGTAATATTGAAGGAGGTCTGgaatttattgaaaatcatattactaaaaataCAGTcaagtttataaaaaataatgaaaaatggTTTAATTTGTTCCTGacaaataataagaaattttatccgcaaatttttaaaatttatgaaaaaattttaatgatcgataaaaatttggaaaTGAGTTTTGAAGAtggatttttattattggaAGTACCTGAATCATCAGTGTTTAGAATTTTAAGTCATAAAATTGTGCAAAATGCCTCGTTTATTGACAAAAAATccaatataataaaaaaaaatataaaaaacaaatatattactaataaagaatttgaAATGGATAAAGAAGTGTTAAAAGATTATGTATTGTATCTTAAAGCACGACAAATGGTAGGAGATAATATTGAGCCacttgtaaaatttttattatctgATTATTCCAATAGTAATGCGTCAATTGTAAATGATATTGTAGGATATTACAAATTGATGTCTGGTACAAATTTAGATGTAAAAAGTGAGAACGTGTTATGCACTTATGATTGTAAAGATACAAGTTTCGTAAtcagaaatttttataaagtaaatGATTAcgagaaaaattttttattaatgaaattGGACGATAATATTTCATCACAAGATGAGCAtaagattttaaagatGATCAAAGATATTATAACATCGTATTCTAgtaataaaatgttatatAGGCAGTGTTTGACCCTCCtactaaaattaaataatattgatgGTATAGTCAGGCTTATAGAAGATTatgatgataaaaatttgttgctaaaaattaatattagaaatttaatGACTGGTGGATTATATTTCAATCCTAAGCTTATTAATGTAGGGAATCAAGATTTACAAGTAGCAGCAGTTagtttattgtattttaagAATGTTTGGAATATTAATTCATTGAGGAATTGGATATCAATGCTTTATAAAGAGTGTAGAGATAatgaagatataaaatatcttgtTGATGATATAAGTAAGAAACATgatattgaaatttattaa